The following are encoded in a window of Cryobacterium sp. CG_9.6 genomic DNA:
- a CDS encoding helix-turn-helix domain-containing protein: MPEAAARRVKIASAREEFLQFGAAGVPVGRAFLPDVVAGVVAASWQRSFTAGVNAASAQAVFHDDLDLTGRLMRCSKPVIARLSDDMAQMPLSIVLTDARARILARSETSKTIGTLLDQVSLAPGFTYAEGLVGTNGIGTVLESGKSLYIVGPEHFTEGLQPFACAGSPIRDPLTGRVEGVLDISCLIADSSPLMRSVVQSAAHEIERNLLTDRSQRQQALFEAYVRLDARTHGAVMAVGGTMVMGNALAQSLFEPAEQWAIHEHARYLLTGRSQPVDRIELASGRVVNIRGTRVGAGEHVAGIIVVVDIVSESAPMPLVVPSGLAPAAAAPRIVDPAEGIDRSLLAKRTCAGITDALQQRQPLLVVGEAGSGKLSVLVDLYHRVVPAGRTRVNATSVGDDPGQPAGFSAWTEPALYVFTNINHLSTDAVDDLERVLDQLGACGGPVSVAATMSDAVVDPALPFARLLARFEASVTVAPLRHRREDLPVIVDRILANLTGPRHVTLSAGAMRVISRYTWPQNIRQLEEALEAALQKRPVGEILPEDLPGYCHTGARRLLSPIEAGERDIIVNALRDADGNRVRTAEALGMARSSLYRKLKTFGIDAA, from the coding sequence ATGCCTGAAGCTGCTGCTCGGCGAGTAAAAATTGCATCTGCTCGAGAAGAGTTTCTGCAATTTGGTGCCGCAGGTGTGCCGGTGGGGAGGGCCTTTCTGCCCGATGTGGTTGCGGGTGTGGTGGCGGCGTCGTGGCAGCGGTCCTTCACGGCCGGTGTGAATGCCGCAAGCGCGCAGGCCGTCTTTCATGACGATCTTGACCTCACGGGGCGCCTGATGCGCTGCTCCAAGCCGGTCATCGCCCGGCTCAGCGATGACATGGCGCAGATGCCGCTGAGCATCGTTCTCACCGACGCGCGGGCACGCATTCTGGCCCGCTCCGAAACCAGCAAGACGATCGGAACCCTGCTCGATCAGGTTTCCCTGGCGCCCGGGTTCACCTATGCCGAGGGTCTCGTGGGTACCAACGGCATCGGCACTGTTCTGGAGTCCGGCAAGTCGTTGTACATCGTGGGTCCGGAGCACTTCACGGAGGGTTTGCAGCCGTTCGCCTGCGCCGGGAGTCCGATCCGGGACCCGCTCACCGGACGAGTGGAGGGCGTTCTCGACATCAGCTGCCTCATCGCGGACTCCAGCCCGCTGATGCGCTCGGTGGTGCAGTCGGCCGCGCACGAGATCGAGCGAAACCTGCTGACGGATCGCAGCCAGCGTCAGCAGGCGCTCTTTGAGGCCTACGTGCGACTGGATGCCCGCACCCACGGGGCCGTCATGGCCGTGGGCGGCACCATGGTGATGGGAAATGCGCTCGCCCAGAGTCTCTTCGAGCCCGCCGAACAGTGGGCGATTCACGAACACGCCCGATACCTGCTCACGGGGCGGAGCCAGCCGGTGGACCGCATTGAGCTGGCCTCCGGACGGGTTGTGAACATCCGCGGCACCCGGGTGGGAGCGGGTGAACACGTGGCCGGCATCATCGTTGTGGTCGATATTGTGTCCGAGTCCGCGCCAATGCCCCTCGTTGTGCCCTCGGGGCTTGCGCCTGCCGCTGCCGCCCCACGCATTGTCGATCCGGCTGAGGGTATTGATCGGTCGTTGCTGGCCAAGAGAACCTGCGCGGGCATCACCGACGCTCTGCAGCAGCGCCAGCCGCTTCTCGTGGTGGGCGAGGCGGGAAGCGGCAAACTGTCGGTGCTCGTGGACCTCTACCACCGCGTCGTTCCTGCTGGGCGAACGCGGGTGAATGCCACCAGCGTTGGGGATGATCCGGGGCAGCCAGCTGGTTTCTCGGCCTGGACAGAACCCGCGCTCTACGTGTTCACGAACATTAACCACCTGTCGACCGACGCCGTTGACGACCTGGAACGCGTGCTGGATCAGCTCGGAGCGTGCGGCGGGCCGGTCTCCGTGGCCGCCACGATGAGTGATGCCGTGGTTGACCCGGCGCTCCCGTTCGCGCGTCTGCTGGCGCGGTTCGAGGCATCGGTTACGGTGGCGCCACTTCGCCATCGACGGGAGGATCTGCCCGTTATTGTCGACCGTATCCTGGCCAATCTCACCGGCCCGCGCCACGTGACCCTGAGTGCGGGAGCGATGCGGGTCATCTCCCGCTACACGTGGCCGCAGAATATTCGTCAGCTGGAGGAAGCGTTGGAGGCCGCTTTGCAGAAACGACCCGTGGGTGAGATTCTGCCGGAAGACTTGCCGGGTTACTGTCACACCGGGGCGCGGCGCCTGCTCTCACCCATCGAGGCGGGCGAGCGCGACATCATCGTGAATGCCCTTCGGGATGCTGACGGCAACCGGGTGCGAACGGCGGAAGCACTTGGCATGGCCCGGTCCTCGCTCTACCGAAAGCTGAAGACGTTCGGCATCGACGCGGCGTAG
- a CDS encoding LON peptidase substrate-binding domain-containing protein, whose protein sequence is MTDLPMFPLGSVLFPYMPLQLRVFEERYLVMLSRVLQNEPAEFGVVLIERGQEVGGGEHRFRFGTVARITQVGADENVVALIAQGDRRIEVIDWLDEDPHPLATVRELADLEWDDDLLPLREEAEITVRRAIAKASEFVNQQWSADVELSHDPVAAMWQLAAIAPVGPLDQVALLRSTTALELLTNVIDLTVAASATLGEEWSGE, encoded by the coding sequence GTGACCGACCTGCCGATGTTTCCGCTCGGATCCGTATTGTTTCCCTACATGCCGCTTCAGCTGCGAGTTTTCGAGGAACGGTACCTGGTGATGCTGTCTCGAGTGCTGCAGAACGAGCCCGCCGAATTCGGTGTGGTGCTCATCGAGCGCGGGCAGGAGGTGGGCGGCGGCGAACACCGTTTCCGCTTTGGCACGGTGGCGCGCATCACCCAGGTGGGTGCCGACGAGAACGTGGTGGCTCTCATAGCGCAGGGTGATCGCCGCATCGAGGTAATTGACTGGCTTGACGAAGACCCGCATCCGCTCGCCACCGTGCGTGAACTGGCCGACCTGGAGTGGGACGACGATCTGTTGCCTCTTCGAGAGGAGGCGGAGATCACCGTGCGACGCGCCATCGCAAAGGCAAGCGAATTCGTGAACCAGCAGTGGTCCGCTGATGTCGAACTGTCGCACGACCCGGTGGCAGCCATGTGGCAACTTGCAGCTATTGCGCCGGTGGGACCGCTCGACCAGGTGGCCCTGCTGCGCTCGACGACGGCGTTGGAACTTTTGACGAACGTGATCGATCTCACCGTGGCAGCATCGGCAACCCTCGGCGAGGAGTGGTCCGGCGAATAG